TTCTTTCTGCTTACGactttaaaaaaactaatgacAAAATTGTCCAGCCAGCAAAAAGTTGATAACTTGTACAGTTATAGTTGACGTGTTAGAATCAATTGTCATCCTTCGAGTAAAGTAATTCGTACTACAGTGAGCAAATTATTGTTtccaatttaaaaacaattaggGTTTGCTTCTTCACTCAAGAACTAAGGATCAATGCCAACACTAGCCACTGCGTCGTTGCAGTGCAACCGAAGACGTCGACGGTGACACCTCGTCACCGTCGGTGATGCTCCCATCTTGCTCTTCTTCTTTGCATGGAATTTCCCCCAAATAATTTATACTGTTTTGTTGCCCTCTGTTTGAATCAGTGAAGAcataatggaagaaaataaaataaaaatgttgtctTCAAGCACCTGCCATCTTTGTGACTCCACCAATCTCAACCTTATCATTGCAGGACAACCAATTCTCGTCTCCTTCCTCAAATGATTAACATCCTTTATTCTTTTGAACCCTGGCTGCTACAGCAAAGCATTGCACCATACTTCTCTCTGTTATTATGCTTGAACCACAAATTCTTCACCCGTACACAAATCTCCACCTCCTTGgcataacaaatataataattgtaagCATCATCGTATGACTCAAACTCCATTCCAACAATAGGTGCAACAAATTCCTTTTTCCCCTCAGGAAAACCATTCTGATAAATCAGTGATAGGGTTTGTTGGCATGGGTTAAAATGTTGACAATATTGTATTTAACTAATGATTTTAACTCTCCATAAAAGTATATCTCAACTTCTTCTGATGTTTACACAACTAAAGAATtagaagaaattgaagagaaaagatTGAGTTCGGTTTCAGTTTATGAAGacccaattttatcctttatcATCCTCGGATCAACTCTATTTCTTTAAGACGTCGACTTTGGCATCCCAAAGGGGTTTCCAAACAACCTTTTCAGCTTGAAGCGCCATAGCGAAACTCAACTTTTAAAGGATCAAACCCTAGCAACTTCACTTTCTCAATAACAAGTCTCAGGTTTGAACATAGAACCGAAAACAAAGAATAGAACAAGTAGTCAATTCCGATGTGCGTTACTCCGGTGTAGAACAACTATTAATGTTGCCATGTCAATTGGGTTAATACTACCACATAATGAATAAGTGTACAACTCACTCAGTTTTTGTCAGAGGAACAACTCTACGATTAGCCTTTTTAATACCATGAGTAAAGAAACCTAACATGTACCGTTTTTgcaaaaaatagaattttagtaaatttttaaaaaaatagagaacaACTTTAAACAGACCCTACAAATGAAGaaaccaaaatagatattaaacctagtttttattttccattctaGTTAAACAATGCCTCTATCAGTTATATACTACACcccttttttggtatacacttTCTAGATGGGGGGTCTTTCTTGGGTTTAAATCGAACTATTTTCGATTCCTTCAAAATTCAATTGTATAGTCCTTTCTCGAATTAGCTGCAGTTTTCACATTATCTCCCAACCCTATCAATTGATCAATGTATATGCAGTATTAACCATCGAAAATAATTGAATGCCATTTCTTTATAATATCAGCATAAAAAACTTGTTATGTAGGATaatctaaacaaaatatattttcataaaacgACTTTCTCATACTCTTTTtacacataatcaattataataactaaCAATAACGGATCGCTAAAATAACTACTAAAACTATCCCAATCTTAGATTTGTTTCAACATCATTTGTTCAAAATTAGAATATGTTTGGAAGAGTGGACACTGCTTGAACCAAGGAGCTCATTGCAGAGCAGTGAAAAGAACTACGTTTTTTTACGCCCCATTATGTTCTCAACTCACTGCGGTTACGGTGTACAATAGAAATGAAATTGCTGCATCTTGCTTCGAAGTTCTAACTTGTCATCTACCTAATGTCAATATTACTTCACTTGCAATTTAAGAAAATCCATCACAATTCCCAGAGAAACACTATtccattttacaaaattaaaacatgtcaTAGTAGTTCCAATGGCTGATATTGTTGCTCCAGTACAGGGGGTTTCAACTTAGAAGAAGGTTTAGACAAACACCCCAATGGTACGGCACTGTAAAAATGGGAAAACCATAGATTGCGTAATCCTTTCCAACAAATTTAATTACAGGTAGTATGACTCAAAATGTTGGTAACATAAATTGATGATTCAAAACTATTTTGGCAGACACAGACACCATACCTCCTCATCTAAGCATTCATTAAGTTATTGTTATACCTCCCCATGAAGCACCAAGAAATTGGAACTTCAAGCTGTTTCATGTTCAATTGCTTTATCACCCTCAGTTTCAGTCGTGCTCTCTGCCAACTCTGCCTCAGGAGCAGTACCATCAGAGCTCTCTTTATTGAGAGCTTGAATATCACCCTCTGATTTAGATTCTGAATCCGTTTGCTTGTTTCCAAACAACTTGGATGGAAGTAAGGAAGCTACTGCAGCCCTTGCACTTCTTTTGGCAGCTTCGGCTGCTTCGGCTTCCTTAGCCTTAGCTTCAGCTTTCaacctttctttctcttccatcAGCTTGGTCAGTTCCTCTTCTCTCCCTTCTTTTCTCAACTCCACCTTAACAAACTCTTGGAACTCTTCATCAAAATCAACCCCATTGTCATCCAGTAACGTATCGACAATCTGAAGCATCTCATCCAACCTGCCGGCGTCACTCAGCACCTTCATCATGAACTGATAGCCAGCAACATCCATCTTGAGCTTCTTCACCATTAACTCAAAGAAACCCTTGGCTTCATCAATCTTCCCCACCTTAACCAACCCATCAACCAACCTATTGTACACAGACAGATTAGGCCTCAACCCTGAGTCCACCATTCTCCTAAAGTATCCGGCCGCATCATCTGCCCTATTCTCTCCGAAACAAGCATCCATCAACAACCCATAAGTAAACTCATCAGGACTCACCCCCTTCCCCTCCATTTCCCCATAAATCTCCTCAGCCTCCACAAGCCTCCCATCATCACACAACCTCTCAATCAAGTTATTAAACGACAAAGTATCCGGGCTACATCTATACTCCCCCATCTTCCTGAAAACCTCCATCGCCTCCTTGAACTTCCCTTCCCCACAATACCCATCCACAATCACATTAAAGCTGCCCAAATTAACACTCAACTTTTTGGGAGGCTCGTGCTCCTTCATCATCCTATCAAAAAGCCTCAACGCCTCATCAAACCTCCCATTCTTAGAGAGTGCATCAAGCACCGAATTATACCCTACAGCACTCATCTTCTTCCCCAAAGCCTCCTCATAACAATCAATAGCCTCCTTCTCCATCCCCTTAATAAAATAACCTTTCATCAAACACCCGAAAACAACCCCGTCATCCACAACTCCACCCAACCTCTCTCTCAGCTCTTCATATAGCCCTAAAATTCCATCACCATCAGAAACCCTTGCGTGACCCAACATCAAGTAGTGGTATACAAGAGGGTCGGGAGCAAACCCTCTAGAATCCATTTCGCTTTTAATTTCCATGGCGCGTTCAAGCTTGTTGTTATCGACCAAACCTTTGATGAGAACACGGTAAGTCGTTGGGGAAGGGTTCATGGGGGCGTCATTGAGGAACTGCTTGTAGTGTTCGAGAGCGGTATCGGGTTTGCGGCAATCCAGGTAGGTCTGGAAAATGAGGTTATGGGTGATGATGTTGGGCACGACGCCGGCCTGGGTGATGAAGCGGTGGAGGGAGAGGAGGTCGGCATAGCGGGATTGGCGGAGGAGGGCGGCGAGTACGGCGTTGATGGTGAATATGGTGGGGCGGCAGTTGGAGTAGATGGAGTGGCGAGTGTAGAGCGCGGCCTCGTCGAGGTCATTTTCGCGGACGAGGGCGAGAATGCGGTTGTGCAGGTCGAGACGCTTGCCGGTGAGTGCGGACACGTGTTCGGGTAGCTTCGGGTTGTTAGGGTTCAGGTAGTACGGGGTTTGTTGTTGGGGTTTTGGCGCAGTTTGCGTGCGGTTCAGGGCTGAGAGCGGGGGTTCCATACGGAGCTGCCGCTTTCGGCGGCGGCGCTCTGCCGCGGCTTCCTCCGGGGAGGAGAATGAGAGCAGACGGATGGAGACGCAGAGGGGAGGGCGCCGGCGAGGGTTCGCCACGGCTCTGAGGTGCATCAAGAAGGAGGCTTTGGAGAGAGCCATGTTAGACAGAGAGAGATAGGGTTTGGGATTGGATAGGGTTCAGACAGGGTTTAGTTTAGTTAGAGCGATGGTGAAGATGGTGACGAAAGGGAAATGTTGGGCCTTGAATTTTGGGCTTTGGTCGTTTTTTAACCTGAAGGATTCTGTTGTTACTTCCTTCCTCCACCCCCATCAaatttcttcctacacctcATTAAATATAATAGCAAAACAAACAAAGGTGACgagaaatttaaaagttatcCTATGGGCCTATGTCAATGGTCCAAAGGAGGGGAGATTTTCCACATTTACTCTTTTCTCGTATACATATAAAACATGAAACGAAACAAATACTATAACAGTTAGACATTAATTAAAGTTATAGTATTTTAGGAAAAAGTGTGAggtataaaattgttataaattttaaatataatattacaaaatatctatttttatttaaaataataattttttaaaagatattttagattatgGGTCTgcttctaaaaattattttggatataAATTCTATCTAAGTTTGTAATCcttgaatatttttcaaaaattcttaTTGTATCTTGGAAACTTGTAGAATACATAAACGCTTCAGAAAATTGCATGTAAGCTTTTTTACTACAAAAATAAGGGTTCGACATCTCTAGATGTCGTTCTATTTTCCTACTTATATGTATGTATGACAAATATGAGTGTTGATAAGAGAGGTTGTGTATATgcaactttttgtttttttgtgtgttaaTGTTACGTATGTATGATATATATGGTAGATGTTCTGTCGGAGTGATTGTAGTATTAAAAATAGAAGCAAGAAGAATGAGCAAATCAATTCGAATAGAAAAGCTGAGTTGTAGTATTGTTTGAAGCTAGTTGGgctattttaaaacatttaataattaagtCTGTTTATCGACAATCCAAGGTGTATtgggaaaaaataattaaggataAATCATCAATTTGACTTTTAAAGATGGAAAACGTTATCAGTTTagtcttttcaaaaaatataaaatataatttaaatattcaatgacTGAAAGTTTTGAATTAGTCTGAATactttgataataaaatatctttttatttactgtcctctttaaaaatatattttaacaacaagtactctaataaaatttaataatgagATGTACGTTTAATTAAGttctaaaattgaatatttttaattaaatttctattaaatattcttttattcatgttttaaagatttcttattttttttgagttgttttattaaaaaatatatggaacTACATTATTTTATAACGAGACCGAAATTTTTacgaatttgtttttaatattattttaaaaaatttattatcaaatgaagatatttatatgtatatatgtcgAATTCCTCTTTTATCTTATGTAGACTTTGTTCCGTACTCTTAAGGAATCATCTAAATAGATTAAGGTATTAATGTGTGATAATAGGCAGAACAAATTATGAAGTGATTATGTATATAAGCAGAACGCcatcacttctttttttttgtccGAAAAGAAAGCATGATAGTATTTGTCTTGTTATGAGACGTTGGAGTTGAAATTTAATCTTCCATATCTTttcaattcataaataattaaggAAAAGATTTGGAATGgacaaatatgttttattttaattaaaccgATAGAGTCGTATTTATCAAAATTCCCAAAGTAAATCCAAAACGAAAGCAAAATTGACAAATACTAATAACAACATACAATGTACTCGTGTGTGTTTTTCGAAcacaacaatataaatatataatatagtttggAGTCTATTTAGACTTTTGAACGACATTTAATAATCTCCACTAgtattttatacattaaatactGTAATCGTATCCTCAACTTGGAGAATTTGTTATATCCAGCTGGGgctaatgtatatatattttgactaagtatttataaatcatttaatttgGAACACTGAAGCTTGTCGGATAATTCGAGGAGAAATTTTCAAGCTTTTAAAAAACTTGTATTACCGAATATTAGATTTTTGCTACAAAAAAAGACctattttttattgtgattgtaaaagtttaaaataatattaataattattttattattattttttaaaattatttgttaatgaagcttataattttgtttttataaaatgcCACATATTCGACATATGAATCCTGACATTCCACATTTAAACTGACGTCTCAGTACAATTAAACTCTTATATCTTCACCtacttttaatacttttatatatatttatgaaattaaaaataggaaaatagtatataaatttatcaatatcatagataaaagaaacataacaaATACTTACTCTGTACTAatgtataaacaaaattaagaatgatAGTTAACtccatttatttaatatatatatatatatatatatatatatatatatatatatatatatatatatatatatatatattcttcacttgttttaaaagttataac
Above is a genomic segment from Vigna radiata var. radiata cultivar VC1973A chromosome 10, Vradiata_ver6, whole genome shotgun sequence containing:
- the LOC106776270 gene encoding pentatricopeptide repeat-containing protein At3g49240, mitochondrial → MALSKASFLMHLRAVANPRRRPPLCVSIRLLSFSSPEEAAAERRRRKRQLRMEPPLSALNRTQTAPKPQQQTPYYLNPNNPKLPEHVSALTGKRLDLHNRILALVRENDLDEAALYTRHSIYSNCRPTIFTINAVLAALLRQSRYADLLSLHRFITQAGVVPNIITHNLIFQTYLDCRKPDTALEHYKQFLNDAPMNPSPTTYRVLIKGLVDNNKLERAMEIKSEMDSRGFAPDPLVYHYLMLGHARVSDGDGILGLYEELRERLGGVVDDGVVFGCLMKGYFIKGMEKEAIDCYEEALGKKMSAVGYNSVLDALSKNGRFDEALRLFDRMMKEHEPPKKLSVNLGSFNVIVDGYCGEGKFKEAMEVFRKMGEYRCSPDTLSFNNLIERLCDDGRLVEAEEIYGEMEGKGVSPDEFTYGLLMDACFGENRADDAAGYFRRMVDSGLRPNLSVYNRLVDGLVKVGKIDEAKGFFELMVKKLKMDVAGYQFMMKVLSDAGRLDEMLQIVDTLLDDNGVDFDEEFQEFVKVELRKEGREEELTKLMEEKERLKAEAKAKEAEAAEAAKRSARAAVASLLPSKLFGNKQTDSESKSEGDIQALNKESSDGTAPEAELAESTTETEGDKAIEHETA